A portion of the Paenibacillus marchantiae genome contains these proteins:
- a CDS encoding GxGYxYP domain-containing protein, with product MARRFTMLCLALICAFSLTAGAASATETNVQTAKPDGSKHRELPSFKKPKHLDAADIYDASGDIKLLLGTLQGIVNREQPRIYLIESQEEGKLTWLKDIKVPYTLHQDYWEVFSAYRNEVKGMVVYDPKVPDTINVATTLAGLKNAVVASPELAVKLSKAPYKLKIVDDLRGKFNSRIDAYTWQYENLWKKTNHQMLIGLDPDTAIRIPSGMPESFVTITEEKQQIRDASNRDTYSLDLSSLLGKSSVYLRFDDAFTQDGWGPAVHEITVKADGKEIANFIAGTPEEEQFLYDRQNSKVAEGEGGHRFADNGNYFVYEFTPPAGTQNLTAEVDMWNQYKVSAGNIRPLSAEQREPYAYLRDYAVANKAMVFWLDSNIPEQKALFEKIMSDVKPGTPYLGWFSNDVEGEFSSVEIASRYGVYVLAADWFSNLTVFSGTKPNLTPVKKSPRPALENKIYVTYTFTEGDNFQYNQHRMRVMWDDPARGKVPINWTSSPLLYEGAPAILNYYVNTATPNDLLIAGPSGAGYFYPEAWPDSSFRQFLQQTEKYMKKTGMTIPYVLNRVDSENVPLTPFKAKAYAQDYHAPGLFISYEDNYGVEIVDDSLPVSTIRGISTVQDGLQVLNEAKANWDGKSPLFVSLGLLAWSTTPSDALAITEELGTEFKVVRADDYFSLIRESYNLPASK from the coding sequence ATGGCTCGTAGATTCACGATGCTCTGTTTAGCTCTCATATGCGCTTTTTCATTAACCGCCGGCGCTGCTTCAGCTACGGAAACGAATGTACAGACAGCCAAACCTGATGGGTCCAAACACCGTGAACTGCCAAGTTTCAAAAAGCCGAAACATTTGGATGCAGCCGACATCTATGATGCGTCAGGTGACATCAAATTGTTGCTGGGAACATTACAGGGTATCGTTAACAGAGAACAACCCCGAATCTATCTGATTGAGTCCCAGGAAGAAGGAAAATTGACCTGGCTTAAGGACATCAAGGTGCCTTACACGCTTCATCAGGATTATTGGGAAGTGTTCTCTGCTTATCGCAACGAAGTCAAAGGCATGGTTGTATATGATCCCAAAGTACCTGATACGATTAACGTAGCAACCACGCTCGCAGGACTGAAGAATGCTGTGGTTGCCAGTCCCGAGTTAGCAGTCAAATTGTCCAAAGCCCCTTACAAATTGAAGATTGTAGATGACCTGCGGGGTAAATTCAATAGTCGGATAGATGCCTATACCTGGCAGTATGAGAATCTGTGGAAGAAAACGAACCACCAGATGTTAATTGGACTTGATCCGGATACGGCGATTCGCATTCCATCCGGCATGCCTGAATCCTTTGTTACGATAACGGAGGAAAAACAACAGATTCGAGATGCAAGCAACCGTGACACGTATTCCCTGGACCTTTCTTCACTCTTGGGAAAATCTTCAGTATATCTCCGATTTGATGACGCTTTCACTCAGGATGGCTGGGGACCGGCTGTACATGAGATTACGGTCAAGGCGGATGGAAAAGAGATCGCTAACTTTATCGCAGGAACACCGGAAGAAGAACAATTCCTCTATGACAGACAGAATTCCAAGGTTGCTGAAGGAGAAGGCGGCCACCGTTTCGCCGATAATGGCAATTATTTTGTGTATGAATTCACTCCTCCTGCGGGTACTCAGAACCTGACGGCTGAAGTGGACATGTGGAATCAGTATAAAGTATCCGCGGGTAATATCCGCCCTCTCTCGGCTGAGCAACGGGAGCCCTATGCATATTTAAGGGATTATGCAGTCGCTAATAAAGCGATGGTATTCTGGTTGGATTCCAATATACCTGAGCAAAAAGCACTCTTCGAGAAGATCATGTCTGATGTAAAACCCGGAACTCCCTACCTTGGCTGGTTTAGCAATGATGTCGAAGGTGAGTTCAGCTCCGTTGAGATCGCATCTCGATATGGCGTCTATGTTCTCGCAGCGGATTGGTTCAGCAACCTGACTGTTTTCTCGGGGACAAAACCGAATCTCACCCCGGTGAAAAAATCTCCGCGACCTGCGCTGGAGAACAAAATCTATGTAACGTATACCTTTACGGAAGGCGATAATTTTCAGTATAACCAGCATCGCATGCGTGTGATGTGGGATGATCCGGCCAGGGGTAAGGTTCCGATTAACTGGACTTCAAGCCCGCTTCTCTACGAAGGTGCACCAGCAATATTGAATTATTATGTGAACACCGCAACCCCGAATGATCTGCTGATCGCAGGACCATCCGGTGCAGGATACTTCTATCCAGAGGCATGGCCCGACTCAAGCTTCCGGCAATTTTTGCAGCAAACTGAAAAATATATGAAAAAGACTGGCATGACCATTCCTTATGTGTTGAACCGTGTAGACAGCGAGAATGTACCTCTCACGCCATTTAAAGCCAAGGCTTATGCACAGGATTATCATGCACCCGGCTTATTCATCAGCTATGAAGACAACTATGGTGTGGAAATCGTTGATGATAGCCTGCCCGTATCCACAATTCGTGGGATAAGTACCGTGCAGGATGGATTACAGGTGCTGAATGAAGCGAAAGCGAATTGGGATGGTAAATCGCCATTGTTCGTTTCCCTTGGATTGCTTGCATGGAGTACGACTCCATCCGATGCACTGGCGATCACCGAAGAACTCGGAACAGAATTCAAGGTTGTCCGTGCTGATGACTATTTCTCCCTAATCCGAGAAAGCTACAACTTACCCGCTAGCAAGTAA
- a CDS encoding GntR family transcriptional regulator, with protein MSTNDRIPLYQQIQDYIRHVITQENMKPGDRIPTEKELMDQFQVSKITVANALTGLANEKLIARVPGKGSFVAEEADSASMTSSQANTMKGREGTLSTGMIGIIVPSIHDYFAIRLVEGIEQALRDEGYRSMIMFTHGKVDKEKDVIKEMKALGAEGLLIFPVDEENYNEEILGMKLSGFPFVLMDRYLPGVETHYIAADGRRGTRLAVEHLWELGHRDIAICSDSPLQTVTVQERIEGYIEALKGKGALINPAHMITDFQPLTELKEAEAHPLYRYIQNRMVTAYVSLNGRLGVQIYQMAKQAGLQVPEDVSIVSFDDPTSIVEEFSIFTHVKQFERDMGYRAAAKLLEVLRGHGETKSYSKMLIEPELVVRQTTGTVPQA; from the coding sequence ATGAGTACAAATGATCGAATTCCACTGTATCAACAAATCCAGGACTATATCAGACATGTCATAACTCAAGAAAATATGAAACCCGGTGATCGCATACCGACAGAGAAGGAACTGATGGATCAGTTTCAGGTCAGTAAAATTACAGTTGCCAATGCCTTGACCGGATTAGCAAATGAAAAGTTAATTGCGCGTGTGCCGGGGAAAGGCAGTTTTGTAGCTGAAGAAGCGGATAGTGCTTCTATGACCTCATCGCAAGCGAACACAATGAAAGGTAGAGAGGGGACACTGTCTACAGGAATGATTGGCATCATTGTGCCCTCCATCCATGATTATTTTGCCATCAGGCTCGTTGAGGGAATTGAGCAAGCCTTGCGTGACGAAGGATATCGCAGCATGATCATGTTTACACATGGCAAGGTGGATAAAGAGAAGGATGTCATCAAGGAAATGAAGGCGCTTGGGGCAGAAGGTCTATTAATCTTTCCTGTTGATGAAGAGAACTACAACGAGGAGATCCTTGGCATGAAGCTCTCGGGTTTTCCTTTTGTACTGATGGACCGTTATTTGCCAGGGGTCGAGACACATTATATTGCGGCAGATGGCAGACGGGGCACAAGGCTAGCTGTGGAGCATCTTTGGGAGCTGGGACACCGGGATATCGCTATTTGCTCGGATTCTCCCCTTCAGACAGTTACGGTTCAGGAGCGGATCGAAGGTTATATTGAGGCTTTAAAAGGCAAAGGCGCGTTAATTAATCCTGCTCATATGATCACAGATTTCCAACCGTTAACTGAACTTAAGGAAGCGGAGGCCCATCCTTTGTATCGATATATCCAAAATCGAATGGTCACAGCCTATGTTTCGCTTAACGGCAGGTTGGGTGTGCAAATCTATCAAATGGCCAAGCAAGCAGGGCTTCAAGTGCCTGAAGATGTATCGATAGTAAGCTTCGATGATCCCACCTCAATCGTGGAGGAATTCAGTATATTTACCCATGTTAAGCAATTTGAGCGGGATATGGGGTATCGGGCAGCTGCTAAATTACTGGAAGTATTACGTGGTCATGGGGAAACGAAAAGTTATAGCAAAATGCTGATTGAACCCGAGCTGGTCGTACGTCAAACTACCGGAACGGTTCCTCAAGCTTAA
- a CDS encoding glycoside hydrolase family 76 protein: MSKRKMVSLTLVLSIILVTTMGATSGGKNRYADQAQWSQEKLHEYYWNDASKMMNNAYPSTPEGEQALNYWWKAHAVDALVDGYERTGDKAYTERAEELVRSIIARNSSLHNEFYDDMEWLALAGLRLYDATGSEEMKGYVMELWDDIKTAWWEDELGGMAWKKDQRYNRNACSNGPAAILAARLYERFGDERDLEWAKKIYDWEKQHLVNPKTGLVADGLVLKEDGTLDVNEAWIFTYNQGTFIGAGVELYRITGKKTYMKDAEKTAAGSLKTLTDEKTGIFKEDGDGDGALFKGILIRYMVELYEVGHNKSLKKAVYRNADALLKGSRDNGLFGQAWGKAAQNPLDLTAQLSGVFLLEGAAKLEDGKADKPGKPDRPVKK; the protein is encoded by the coding sequence ATGAGCAAAAGGAAAATGGTTAGCCTCACGCTGGTACTCAGCATTATTCTGGTCACCACCATGGGGGCAACAAGCGGTGGCAAGAATCGCTATGCAGATCAGGCGCAGTGGTCGCAAGAGAAGCTGCATGAATACTACTGGAACGATGCATCAAAAATGATGAATAATGCTTATCCATCAACACCAGAAGGTGAACAGGCATTGAATTACTGGTGGAAGGCCCATGCGGTCGATGCATTGGTGGACGGATACGAACGTACAGGAGACAAGGCCTACACTGAGCGTGCAGAAGAACTCGTTCGCAGTATCATTGCACGCAATAGTTCACTTCACAATGAATTCTACGATGATATGGAATGGCTCGCGCTCGCCGGGCTTCGTCTGTATGATGCAACAGGCAGTGAAGAGATGAAGGGATACGTAATGGAGTTGTGGGATGACATCAAGACCGCCTGGTGGGAAGATGAGCTTGGCGGTATGGCTTGGAAAAAGGATCAGCGTTATAACCGAAATGCATGCTCCAATGGGCCTGCCGCTATCTTGGCTGCAAGGTTGTATGAACGTTTTGGCGATGAGCGGGATCTGGAATGGGCCAAAAAAATATATGATTGGGAGAAACAACATCTGGTTAATCCGAAAACGGGCCTGGTAGCGGATGGTTTGGTGCTGAAGGAGGATGGCACACTGGATGTGAATGAAGCATGGATCTTTACGTACAATCAAGGCACGTTTATCGGAGCGGGTGTTGAACTCTACCGGATAACAGGAAAGAAGACGTATATGAAAGATGCCGAGAAAACCGCAGCTGGTTCTTTGAAGACCTTAACGGATGAGAAGACGGGCATATTTAAAGAGGACGGCGACGGGGACGGGGCGTTGTTCAAAGGCATCCTGATCCGCTACATGGTTGAGTTGTATGAAGTCGGGCATAACAAGAGCCTGAAAAAGGCAGTCTATCGCAATGCCGATGCCTTACTGAAAGGTAGCCGGGACAATGGATTGTTCGGTCAGGCATGGGGTAAAGCAGCCCAGAACCCACTCGACCTTACGGCTCAGCTCAGCGGCGTATTTCTGCTGGAAGGAGCTGCTAAGCTGGAAGACGGCAAAGCGGATAAGCCAGGTAAACCGGATAGACCAGTGAAGAAGTAG